The Nocardiopsis composta genome includes the window CCTCCCGGTTCAACGTCCGGGTCGGTTTTCCCAGCTATACCGCCGATCAGCTCACCGAGATCGCCGAGACGGTGGCCGATCGGACCGGCGACGCCTTCGACGACTCCGCGCTGGAGGACCTGCGCCGGATCTTCGGCTACGTGTGCGAGGAGGGCTGGATCGACGAACTGGGCAACGGGCGCTTCGCCCGCTCGCTGTTCGAGAAGGCCTGCTCCCAACGCGACCTGCGAGTCGCCGAAGAACTCGGCGAGACCGCCACCGCCGCCGAGCTGACCGTGATCACCAGCGCCGACGTCCGCGACGCCTACGCCGAGGTGACCCAGCGCTGAGGAGCCCCCGAACAGGCGAACGGCCACCCGCTGCGGCACGCGAGGCGGCCCCGCAAGACCGGGCCGCGGCACGTCCCCCTCCCTCGTCGCCCTGGGCGTCGCGGCCGTCCCGGCCGCCGTTGCAGTGGCGGCGCCGAGATCGGCACCGCGCGGGGAGCACCGGACCCGTCTGAGACCGTCGATGGGGGCCGCCCGCTGCGGAGCCCCGGCCTGTCCCAGGGCTCGGTCCCGCGCCCACCGGAATCGAGCCCCCGGCCCCCGCGCCCGACGTCATCGTGCCGGCGGCGTCGGGCACCGGATTGTCGCCCATCCGGCGGTCCTCCGCCGGCGGACGCCCCCGTCTCCGCGGCCTCCCGTTCCCCCGGTCCCGGCGGCCGGGGCGCCGTTCCCGGCCCGTCGCGCCGGGGCGCGGGCGGTCTCCGCCGGGCGGGGGCGGTCGGCAGGGGCGGAGCGCGGCGAGGCCGCGGGGCGCCGCCGGCGGGAGCGCGCACGGGCCCGGGCGGTCACCACCACCCTTCCCGGTGGTGCCCGCCCGCCCCGGAACGGGGCGCGGGCACGGCGGCGCGGGCGGCGGCCGCCCTGCTAATGTCCGCTCCATGACTTCGAGCAGCGCCCCCGTTCGCGAAGCCGTCATCCTGGCCGGCGGGCAGGCGACCCGCCTGCGCCCCTACACCGACACCCGCCCCAAGGCCATGGTGGAGGTCGCCGACCGGCCGATCATCGACTACCAGCTGGAGTGGCTGGCCGGACACGGCGTGCGGCACGCGGTGGTGTCCTGCGGCTACAAGGCCGAGGTGCTGCGCGAGCATCTGGCCGGGCGCACCGAGGGCCCGGAGGTCACCGTCCTGGTCGAGGACGAGCCGCTGGGCCGCGGCGGGGCGCTCCGCTACGCGGCGTCCGGGCTGCGCGACCCGGGCGCCCCCTACTTCGCGCTCAACGGCGACGTGCTCACCTGGTTCCCGCTGGACGAGTTCACCGCCTTCCACCGGGCCAAGGGCGGCCTGGGCACCCTGGCACTGGCCCAGTACCGGACCAGCTGGGGCATCGTGGAGGTGGACGACGCCGGCTCGATCGGGGGCTTCACGCAGAGCCCGCTGCTGCCGTTCTGGATCAACGCGGGGGTCTACCTCTTCGAGCCGGAGCTCACCGCGCTCCTCCCGGAGAAGGGCGACCACGAGTCCTCCACCTTCCCCCGGCTCGCCGAGGAGGGGCGGCTCTTCGGGTACCGCATCGACGGGTTCTGGCGGGGCGTGGACACCGTCAAGGACGTCAAGGAGGCCGGCGAGCAGATCCCGGAGCTGCTCGGCAGGGCCGGCTGACCCGGGCCGGCCGGCCCGGGCGGCGCCCGCCCCCCCTCTCTCCCCCCCGGGGCAGGGGGAGGCGGCGCCGGAGTGAAGCGCGGATGAAGACCTCGGGCGCGGCGGTGCGCCCGCAGGGCCGCCGCACCGCCCCGGACCCTCGGCGGGGTGCGCGGAGCGGCGCCTCCCGGAGCCGGGACTCCCCGAGGTAGGACGACCGACCGGCGGGTATCGTCAGTCCGGTGACCAACGATTCCGCGATGCTCAGAACCCTCCCGAACTTCCGCGACATCGGCGGGTACCGCACCGGCTCCGGGGCGCGGGTCCGCACCGGGCTCGTCTACCGGGCCGACTCCCTCTCCCGGATCGACGACGGCGACTTCACCGTGCTCGCCGAGCGCGGCCTGCGCCAGGTCCTGGACCTGCGCACCGTGCACGAGCGGAGCGCCGAGCCCGACCGGGTCCCCGAGGGCGCCGAGTACGCCGTGCTGGACGTGCAGGGCGACCACACCACCGGGGGCGACCTGAACAGCCTGTTCGGCGACCCCCGGGCGGCCGCCGCGGCGCTGGGCGGCGGCGGTGCCGAGGCCTTCATGCACGAGGTGAACCGGGCGCTGGTCACCACCGACGACGCGCACGCCGGCTACCGCGAGCTGGTGGAGCGGACCGCCGCCGGCCCCACCGCGGTGGTCTTCCACTGCACCGCGGGCAAGGACCGCACCGGCTGGGCGGCCGCGCTGCTGCTCACCCTGCTGGGCGTCTCCCGGGACAC containing:
- a CDS encoding tyrosine-protein phosphatase, whose product is MTNDSAMLRTLPNFRDIGGYRTGSGARVRTGLVYRADSLSRIDDGDFTVLAERGLRQVLDLRTVHERSAEPDRVPEGAEYAVLDVQGDHTTGGDLNSLFGDPRAAAAALGGGGAEAFMHEVNRALVTTDDAHAGYRELVERTAAGPTAVVFHCTAGKDRTGWAAALLLTLLGVSRDTVFEDYLASNARMDRLRGMVRRQAERGGIDPALMEPIVQVRRSYLETAFTELERVYGSFDGYVADGLKLTPRTVDRLRDRLLEG
- a CDS encoding nucleotidyltransferase family protein; protein product: MTSSSAPVREAVILAGGQATRLRPYTDTRPKAMVEVADRPIIDYQLEWLAGHGVRHAVVSCGYKAEVLREHLAGRTEGPEVTVLVEDEPLGRGGALRYAASGLRDPGAPYFALNGDVLTWFPLDEFTAFHRAKGGLGTLALAQYRTSWGIVEVDDAGSIGGFTQSPLLPFWINAGVYLFEPELTALLPEKGDHESSTFPRLAEEGRLFGYRIDGFWRGVDTVKDVKEAGEQIPELLGRAG